A region of Rhodospirillales bacterium DNA encodes the following proteins:
- a CDS encoding lysozyme yields MRPAGVAYPLGARGLALVKAFEGLRLTAYRCPAGVWTVGYGSTGPHVAPGTTVTAPEAEALLLLDLQRFQSAVARLVRVPLTEGQYDALVSFTFNLGEGALQASTLRAMLNRGEYVAAADQFGRWVLAGGVKLPGLVRRRAAERALFCTDDAHR; encoded by the coding sequence ATGCGGCCGGCCGGCGTCGCCTATCCGCTCGGCGCGCGCGGACTGGCCCTGGTCAAGGCGTTCGAGGGGCTGCGCCTGACCGCCTACCGCTGCCCGGCCGGCGTCTGGACGGTCGGCTACGGCTCGACCGGCCCGCATGTCGCGCCGGGAACGACGGTGACCGCGCCCGAGGCCGAGGCGCTGCTGCTGCTCGACCTCCAGCGCTTCCAATCCGCCGTGGCGCGGCTCGTCCGCGTGCCGCTGACCGAGGGCCAGTACGACGCGTTGGTGTCGTTCACGTTCAACCTCGGCGAGGGCGCGCTCCAGGCGAGCACGCTGCGCGCGATGTTGAACAGGGGCGAGTACGTTGCGGCCGCCGACCAGTTCGGGCGCTGGGTGCTTGCTGGGGGCGTCAAGCTACCCGGTCTCGTCCGCCGGCGGGCGGCAGAGCGCGCCTTGTTTTGTACGGACGACGCTCATCGGTAG
- a CDS encoding acyl-CoA/acyl-ACP dehydrogenase produces MTVELSEEFRMLRDTVAKFVDNELMPLEAAVLARDIAGQKISLTDAEEAPLLAKCRALGLWALDAPEELGGANLPAVALMAVNEEIGRTVVPFTFPPDSPNMHMLLAVADPVQRKKYLEPYAAGVAKSAIAISEPGAGGDPAGMTTRAVQEGSTWVINGRKIWISRVPSADFTIVMARTGTENRHGGITAFIVEKDTPGFIVAREIPMLGGQRTYEVVFEDCKVDAGQVLGRVGDGFAPMQLRLTVRRLQMGAWCVGMARRALDMMCSHVKQRTTFGAKLADRQAIQWWIADAAMKIHACRLMVMDAAAKQDDGRDVRTEASMIKVFATEMATEVVDHAMQSFGAMGVTKELPLHLMAQKLRTMRVYEGPSEVHRMVIARRVLGAAR; encoded by the coding sequence ATGACCGTCGAGCTGTCCGAGGAGTTCCGCATGCTGCGGGACACCGTCGCCAAATTCGTCGACAACGAGCTGATGCCGCTGGAGGCCGCCGTGCTGGCCCGCGACATCGCCGGCCAGAAGATCTCGCTGACCGACGCCGAGGAGGCGCCGCTGCTGGCGAAGTGCCGCGCGCTCGGCCTGTGGGCGCTGGACGCGCCGGAGGAGCTGGGCGGCGCCAACCTGCCGGCCGTGGCGCTGATGGCGGTCAACGAGGAGATCGGCCGCACCGTGGTGCCGTTCACCTTCCCGCCGGACTCGCCCAACATGCACATGCTGCTGGCGGTGGCCGACCCGGTGCAGCGCAAGAAGTACCTCGAGCCCTACGCCGCGGGGGTGGCGAAATCCGCCATCGCGATCTCCGAGCCGGGCGCCGGCGGCGATCCCGCCGGGATGACCACGCGCGCGGTCCAGGAGGGCTCGACCTGGGTCATCAACGGCCGCAAGATCTGGATCAGCCGCGTGCCGTCGGCCGACTTCACCATCGTCATGGCGCGCACGGGCACGGAGAACCGCCACGGCGGCATCACCGCCTTCATCGTCGAGAAGGACACGCCCGGCTTCATCGTCGCCCGCGAGATCCCGATGCTGGGCGGCCAGCGCACCTACGAGGTGGTGTTCGAGGACTGCAAGGTCGACGCCGGCCAGGTGCTGGGCCGCGTCGGCGACGGCTTCGCGCCGATGCAGCTGCGCCTCACCGTGCGGCGCCTGCAGATGGGCGCGTGGTGCGTCGGCATGGCGCGGCGCGCGCTCGACATGATGTGCTCCCACGTCAAGCAGCGCACGACCTTCGGCGCCAAGCTGGCCGACCGGCAGGCGATCCAGTGGTGGATCGCCGACGCCGCCATGAAGATCCACGCCTGCCGCCTGATGGTGATGGACGCCGCCGCCAAGCAGGACGACGGCCGCGACGTGCGCACCGAGGCGTCGATGATCAAGGTCTTCGCCACCGAGATGGCGACGGAGGTCGTCGACCACGCCATGCAGTCGTTCGGCGCCATGGGCGTGACCAAGGAGCTGCCGCTGCACCTCATGGCGCAGAAGCTGCGCACGATGCGCGTCTACGAGGGCCCGTCGGAGGTGCACCGCATGGTCATCGCGCGCCGCGTCCTCGGCGCGGCGCGTTGA
- a CDS encoding carboxymuconolactone decarboxylase family protein, with protein sequence MAQQPSNAAREAVRDTFPKLIDLTEKVVFGDIWERPGLSKRDRSLIVVATLVALCRTDQLRGHLQRALANGVKKEELVELITHLAFYSGWPTAMTAARVAKEVFEQNP encoded by the coding sequence GTGGCCCAGCAACCGTCCAACGCCGCCCGCGAGGCCGTCCGCGACACGTTCCCGAAGCTGATCGACCTCACAGAGAAGGTCGTGTTCGGCGACATCTGGGAGCGCCCCGGCCTCAGCAAGCGCGACCGCAGCCTGATCGTCGTGGCGACCCTGGTGGCGCTGTGCCGCACCGACCAGCTGCGCGGCCACCTCCAGCGCGCGCTGGCCAACGGCGTGAAGAAGGAGGAGCTGGTCGAGCTGATCACGCACCTCGCGTTCTACTCCGGATGGCCGACGGCGATGACGGCCGCGCGCGTCGCCAAGGAAGTCTTCGAGCAGAATCCGTAG
- a CDS encoding GNAT family N-acetyltransferase, whose protein sequence is MQPSDNIAIRLATIADGPRCNAFYNAAYGTRRTLDQWTWEFGRAQGPTGNLPFAIAELDGEVVGTQALIVIDFLDALGVRPTAKSEETLVAPSMRGKDLFGRLYEPLLAYARDHDIGAIWGFTPARTAFERLGFQVPTTTAQVICALDAAAAMRLRPQPAAGRVRSVAERIASLGMATASRIAESSYRPPTRISLRTEERAPDWADALSHRFIARWGGTTIHRSREYLEWRFFRNPFVQSEFVAAYAGDVPVGYVCVGPTAEGVTALLDAFVADAEDSPITASQIITSLLKEVMTRARANGSSAIRGWAGVTDHAFDRALKSAARRLGWITVRQGNPMIAMLLSSVGGRRQVPPVRDWYISRAFTEGSGG, encoded by the coding sequence ATGCAGCCAAGCGACAACATTGCGATTCGCCTAGCAACCATCGCAGACGGTCCTCGCTGCAACGCCTTCTACAACGCAGCGTACGGGACGCGCCGCACATTGGACCAATGGACTTGGGAATTTGGTCGTGCGCAGGGTCCAACGGGCAACTTGCCGTTCGCGATCGCCGAGCTGGACGGCGAGGTCGTCGGGACGCAGGCTCTCATTGTGATCGACTTCCTCGACGCCCTGGGCGTCCGGCCCACTGCAAAGTCCGAGGAAACGCTTGTAGCGCCGTCGATGCGTGGGAAGGATCTATTCGGTCGCCTCTATGAGCCATTGCTAGCGTACGCACGCGACCACGATATCGGCGCCATATGGGGCTTCACGCCAGCGCGCACTGCATTCGAGAGACTCGGGTTTCAAGTCCCGACAACCACGGCACAGGTCATTTGCGCACTTGATGCCGCGGCTGCAATGAGGCTTCGGCCGCAACCGGCCGCCGGGCGCGTCCGATCAGTCGCGGAGCGTATTGCGTCACTTGGAATGGCCACAGCCTCGCGCATTGCTGAATCAAGCTATCGGCCGCCAACCCGGATCAGCCTGCGAACGGAGGAGCGCGCGCCGGATTGGGCGGACGCCTTGAGCCATCGATTTATTGCACGCTGGGGCGGCACAACCATTCACCGATCAAGAGAATACTTGGAGTGGCGTTTCTTCCGAAATCCGTTCGTTCAATCGGAGTTCGTTGCCGCGTACGCCGGCGATGTTCCTGTGGGATACGTGTGCGTTGGCCCAACTGCCGAGGGCGTCACGGCCCTTCTTGATGCGTTTGTCGCTGACGCTGAGGATTCACCGATCACGGCATCCCAGATTATCACTTCGCTATTGAAGGAAGTCATGACCAGGGCGAGGGCCAACGGTTCGTCAGCGATCCGTGGCTGGGCGGGCGTCACTGATCACGCCTTTGACCGAGCGCTGAAATCTGCCGCTAGGCGCTTGGGATGGATTACGGTGCGCCAGGGCAATCCGATGATTGCAATGCTTCTTTCGTCGGTAGGCGGCCGCAGGCAAGTGCCGCCAGTACGCGACTGGTACATCTCGCGGGCGTTTACCGAAGGTTCTGGCGGCTAG
- a CDS encoding DUF559 domain-containing protein, which yields MDDQRRPAAPVPARALRRSRELRRDTTDAERAMWRALRGRRFEGARFTRRYAVGPYIVDFTCRRASLVVEIDGVQHAEDGAATADAARTAYLERNGHRVPRFWNADVLANLDGVPTVLGSARRYAMLARRRVLSPSPSHRYAMGPLRKRERLG from the coding sequence ATGGACGACCAGCGCCGCCCCGCCGCTCCGGTGCCCGCCCGCGCGCTGCGGCGATCTCGCGAGCTCCGCCGCGACACGACCGACGCCGAGCGCGCGATGTGGCGCGCGCTGCGCGGCCGGCGCTTCGAAGGCGCCAGGTTCACGCGGCGATACGCGGTCGGCCCGTACATCGTCGATTTCACCTGCCGGCGCGCGTCGCTGGTCGTCGAGATCGACGGCGTTCAGCACGCGGAGGACGGCGCCGCCACGGCCGACGCGGCGCGCACGGCGTATCTCGAACGGAACGGCCACCGCGTGCCGCGGTTCTGGAACGCCGACGTGCTGGCGAATCTGGACGGGGTGCCGACTGTGCTCGGCTCGGCGCGGCGCTACGCGATGCTGGCGAGACGCCGCGTCCTTAGCCCCTCACCCTCCCATCGCTACGCGATGGGCCCCTTGCGTAAGCGCGAGCGGTTAGGATGA
- a CDS encoding aspartate dehydrogenase: MRVAVAGLGAIGWKVATALDAGIDGLALAAVAGRDAAKTAAQAARLATRPEVVASAADLPARADIVVDCAPSAAFAALARATVDAGRILMSVNAGALLRNLDLVERAKATGGRIIVPTGALLGLDAVRAAAEGRIDRVTMITRKPPDGLEGAPYLVERGISLVGLKQATRVFTGTASEGARGFPANVNVAAALGLAGIGPDRTSLEIWADPAVDRNIHVIEVEADSARLTLRIENVPSAENPKTGRITALSVIACLRGMTSPLRVGT, translated from the coding sequence CTGCGCGTCGCAGTCGCCGGCCTCGGCGCCATCGGCTGGAAGGTCGCCACGGCGCTCGACGCCGGGATCGACGGGCTGGCGCTGGCCGCCGTCGCCGGCCGCGACGCGGCGAAGACGGCGGCGCAGGCCGCCCGCCTCGCGACGCGCCCGGAAGTCGTCGCGTCGGCCGCCGACCTGCCGGCGCGTGCCGACATCGTCGTCGACTGCGCGCCCTCGGCGGCGTTCGCGGCGCTGGCGCGTGCCACCGTCGACGCCGGCAGGATCCTGATGAGCGTCAACGCCGGCGCCCTGCTGCGCAACCTCGATCTGGTCGAGCGCGCCAAGGCGACCGGCGGGCGGATCATCGTGCCGACCGGCGCGCTGCTGGGGCTCGACGCCGTGCGCGCCGCCGCCGAGGGCCGCATCGACCGTGTCACGATGATCACGCGGAAGCCGCCGGACGGACTCGAGGGCGCCCCCTACCTGGTCGAGCGCGGCATTTCGCTGGTTGGTCTGAAGCAGGCGACGCGCGTCTTCACCGGCACGGCGAGCGAGGGCGCCAGGGGCTTCCCCGCCAACGTCAACGTCGCCGCCGCGCTGGGTCTGGCCGGCATCGGTCCCGACCGCACGTCGCTGGAGATCTGGGCCGACCCCGCCGTCGACCGCAACATCCACGTCATCGAGGTCGAGGCCGACAGCGCCCGCCTCACCCTGCGCATCGAGAATGTGCCCAGCGCCGAGAACCCCAAGACCGGCCGCATCACCGCGCTCAGCGTCATCGCCTGCCTGCGCGGCATGACCTCCCCGCTCCGCGTCGGCACCTGA
- a CDS encoding NAD(P)-dependent oxidoreductase — protein sequence MRVGFIGLGTMGAGMAANLQKAGHELVVHDLTRQAAGALIAKGAVWAATPRAVAEAADVVFASLPGPKEVEAVSTGDDGLLAGVRAGNALFDLTTNAPATVRKLHALFLERGAHLLDAPVSGGPRGAASGKLSLWVGGDEAVYDRHKALLDAIGDQARYVGPIGAGSVAKLAHNCAGYALQTALAEVFTMGVKGGVEPLALFEAVRQGALGRRRTFDGLIDQFLPDVYEPPAFALRLAHKDVSLATQLGRELGVPMRLSNLALEEMTEAMNRGWADRDSRCAMVLQQERAGVRIKVDAAKLKAAVERG from the coding sequence ATGCGGGTGGGATTCATCGGCCTCGGGACCATGGGCGCGGGCATGGCCGCCAACCTCCAGAAGGCCGGCCACGAGCTGGTGGTCCACGACCTGACGCGCCAGGCGGCCGGCGCGCTGATCGCCAAGGGCGCGGTCTGGGCGGCGACGCCACGGGCGGTCGCCGAGGCGGCCGACGTGGTATTCGCCTCCCTGCCGGGGCCGAAGGAGGTCGAGGCGGTGTCGACGGGCGACGACGGGTTGCTGGCGGGCGTGCGCGCCGGCAACGCGCTCTTCGACCTCACCACCAACGCGCCGGCCACCGTGCGCAAGCTGCACGCGCTGTTCCTCGAGCGCGGCGCGCATCTGCTCGACGCGCCCGTCAGCGGCGGGCCCAGGGGCGCGGCCAGCGGCAAGCTATCGCTCTGGGTCGGCGGCGACGAGGCGGTCTACGACCGCCACAAGGCGTTGCTCGACGCGATCGGCGACCAGGCGCGCTACGTCGGGCCGATCGGCGCCGGCTCGGTGGCGAAGCTGGCGCACAACTGCGCCGGCTACGCGCTGCAGACGGCGCTGGCCGAGGTCTTCACCATGGGCGTCAAGGGTGGCGTCGAGCCGCTGGCGCTGTTCGAGGCGGTGCGCCAGGGCGCGCTGGGCCGCCGCCGCACCTTCGACGGGCTGATCGACCAGTTCCTGCCCGACGTCTACGAGCCGCCGGCCTTCGCATTGCGGCTGGCGCACAAGGACGTCTCGCTGGCGACCCAGCTCGGCCGCGAACTCGGCGTGCCGATGCGGCTGTCGAACCTGGCGCTGGAGGAGATGACGGAGGCGATGAACCGCGGCTGGGCCGACCGCGATTCGCGCTGCGCCATGGTGCTGCAGCAGGAGCGCGCCGGCGTGCGCATCAAGGTCGACGCCGCGAAGCTCAAGGCCGCCGTCGAGCGCGGCTAG